One Lemur catta isolate mLemCat1 chromosome 15, mLemCat1.pri, whole genome shotgun sequence genomic window carries:
- the HGS gene encoding hepatocyte growth factor-regulated tyrosine kinase substrate isoform X2, producing the protein MGRGSGTFERLLDKATSQLLLETDWESILQICDLIRQGDTQAKYAVNSIKKKVNDKNPHVALYALEVMESVVKNCGQTVHDEVANKQTMEELKDLLKRQVEVNVRNKILYLIQAWAHAFRNEPKYKVVQDTYQIMKVEGHVFPEFKESDAMFAAERAPDWVDAEECHRCRVQFGVVTRKHHCRACGQIFCGKCSSKYSTIPKFGIEKEVRVCEPCYEQLNKKAEGKATSTSELPPEYLTSPLSQQSQLPPKRDETALQEEEELQLALALSQSEAEEKERLRQKSTYTGYPKADPTPTASSAPPASSLYSSPVNSSAPLAEDIDPELARYLNRNYWEKKQEEARKSPTPSAPVPLTEPAAQPSEGHAAPASLVETPLPEADSQPVAPPGGPFNEQQYQNGESEESHEQFLKALQNAVTTFVNRMKSNHMRGRSITNDSAVLSLFQSINGMHPQLLELLNQLDERRLHYEGLQDKLAQIRDARGALSALREEHREKLRRAAEEAERQRQIQLAQKLEIMRQKKQEYLEVQRQLAIQRLQEQEKERQLRLEQQKQTVQMRAQMPAFPLPYAQARAVCCTLPRDCRAEDQRSPLSLLCPQLQAMPAAGGVLYQPAGPTSFPGTFSPAGSVEGSPMHGVYMSQPAPATGAYPSMPATAADPSMVSAYMYPAGAAGAQAAPQAQAGPTASPAYSSYQPTPTPGYQNVASQAPQSLPAISQPPQSGTMGYMGSQSVSMGYQPYNMQNLMTTLPSQDASLPPPQPYVPGQQPVYQQMAPPGTTPQQQPPVAQQPSAQGPVAQSSEAQLISFD; encoded by the exons ATGGGGCGAGGCAGCGGTACCTTCGAGCGTCTCCTAG ACAAAGCAACCAGCCAGCTTCTGCTGGAGACAGACTGGGAGTCCATCCTGCAGATCTGCGATCTCATCCGCCAGGGGGACACGCA AGCAAAATATGCTGTGAATTCTATTAAGAAGAAAGTCAATGACAAGAACCCACACGTGGCCTTGTATGCCCTGGAG GTCATGGAGTCTGTGGTGAAGAACTGTGGCCAGACGGTCCATGACGAGGTGGCCAACAAACAGACCATGGAGGAGCTGAAGGACCTGCTGAAG aGACAAGTGGAAGTAAATGTCCGGAACAAGATCCTGTACCTGATCCAGGCCTGGGCTCATGCTTTCCGGAACGAGCCCAAGTACAAGGTGGTCCAGGACACCTACCAGATCATGAAGGTGGAGG GACACGTCTTTCCAGAATTCAAGGAAAGTGACGCCATGTTTGCCGCCGagaga GCCCCAGACTGGGTGGATGCCGAGGAATGCCACCGCTGCAGGGTGCAGTTCGGGGTGGTGACCCGCAAG CACCACTGCCGGGCGTGTGGGCAGATCTTCTGCGGGAAGTGCTCCTCCAAGTACTCCACCATCCCCAAGTTCGGCATCGAGAAGGAGGTTCGTGTGTGTGAGCCCTGCTACGAGCAGCTGAACAA GAAAGCGGAAGGGAAGGCCACCTCCACCAGTGAGCTGCCCCCGGAGTACCTGACCAGCCCCCTGTCTCAGCAGTCCCAG CTGCCCCCCAAGAGGGACGAGACGgctctgcaggaggaggaggagctgcagctGGCGCTGGCCTTGTCACAGTCCGAggctgaggagaaggagaggCTG AGACAGAAGTCGACGTACACCGGGTATCCCAAGGCAGACCCCACGCCCACAGCCTCGTCAGCGCCGCCCGCCAGCAGCCTGTACTCGTCCCCTGTG AACTCGTCAGCACCTCTGGCTGAGGACATCGACCCCGAG CTCGCGAGGTACCTGAACCGCAACTACTGGGAGAAGAAGCAGGAGGAGGCTCGGAAGAGCCCCACGCCGTCTGCGCCTGTGCCCCTGACCGAGCCGGCTGCCCAGCCCTCGGAGGGGCACGCAGCCCCCGCCAGCCTGGTGGAG ACGCCCCTTCCGGAGGCCGACTCTCAGCCCGTGGCTCCCCCCGGGGGCCCCTTCAATGAG CAGCAGTACCAGAACGGGGAGTCGGAGGAGAGCCACGAGCAGTTCCTGAAGGCCCTGCAGAACGCCGTCACCACCTTCGTCAACCGCATGAAGAGCAACCACATGCGGGGGCGCAGCATCACCAACGACTCGGCTGTGCTCTCGCTGTTCCAGTCCATCAACGGCATGCACCCGCAGCTGCTGGAGCTGCTCAACCAGCTGGACGAGCGCAGGC TGCACTATGAGGGTCTGCAGGACAAGCTGGCACAGATCCGGGACGCCCGGGGGGCACTGAGCGCCCTGCGAGAGGAGCACCGGGAGAAGCTCCGCCGTGCGGCCGAGGAGGCAGAGCGCCAGCGCCAGATCCAGCTAGCCCAGAAGCTGGAGATCATGCGGCAGAAGAAGCAG GAGTACCTGGAGGTGCAGAGGCAGCTGGCCATCCAGCGCCTGCAGGAGCAGGAGAAGGAGCGGCAGCTGCGGCTGGAGCAGCAGAAGCAGACCGTGCAGATGCGCGCCCAGATGCCCGCCTTCCCCCTGCCCTACGCCCAGGCACGAGCCGTCTGTTGCACCCTGCCCAGGGACTGCAGAGCTGAGGACCAACGCTCACCACTGTCTCTCCTTTGTCCCCAGCTCCAAGCCATGCCTGCAGCCGGGGGTGTACTCTACCAGCCCGCTGGCCCCACCAGCTTCCCCGGCACCTTCAGCCCAGCCGGCTCAGTGGAGGGTTCCCCCATGCATGGCGTGTACATGAGCCAGCCCGCCCCCGCCACTGGCGCCTACCCCAGCATGCCCGCCACCGCAGCAG ATCCCAGCATGGTGAGTGCCTACATGTACccagcaggggctgctggggcGCAGGCagccccccaggcccaggccggGCCCACCGCCAGCCCGGCCTACTCATCCTACCAGCCCACTCCCACACCAGGCTACCAG AACGTGGCCTCCCAGGCCCCACAGAGCCTCCCAGCCATCTCACAGCCTCCGCAGTCTGGCACCATGGGCTACATGGGGAGCCAGTCAGTGTCCATGGGCTACCAGCCTTACAACATGCAG AATCTCATGACCACCCTCCCGAGCCAGGACGCGTCCCTGCCGCCCCCTCAGCCCTACGTCCCAGGGCAGCAGCCCGTGTATCAGCAG ATGGCACCGCCCGGCACCACCCCCCAGCAGCAACCCCCTGTGGCCCAGCAGCCGTCGGCGCAGGGACCAGTGGCGCAGAGCAGCGAGGCCCAGCTCATCTCATTCGACTGA
- the HGS gene encoding hepatocyte growth factor-regulated tyrosine kinase substrate isoform X5 — protein sequence MGRGSGTFERLLDKATSQLLLETDWESILQICDLIRQGDTQAKYAVNSIKKKVNDKNPHVALYALEVMESVVKNCGQTVHDEVANKQTMEELKDLLKRQVEVNVRNKILYLIQAWAHAFRNEPKYKVVQDTYQIMKVEGHVFPEFKESDAMFAAERAPDWVDAEECHRCRVQFGVVTRKHHCRACGQIFCGKCSSKYSTIPKFGIEKEVRVCEPCYEQLNKKAEGKATSTSELPPEYLTSPLSQQSQLPPKRDETALQEEEELQLALALSQSEAEEKERLRQKSTYTGYPKADPTPTASSAPPASSLYSSPVNSSAPLAEDIDPELARYLNRNYWEKKQEEARKSPTPSAPVPLTEPAAQPSEGHAAPASLVETPLPEADSQPVAPPGGPFNEQQYQNGESEESHEQFLKALQNAVTTFVNRMKSNHMRGRSITNDSAVLSLFQSINGMHPQLLELLNQLDERRLHYEGLQDKLAQIRDARGALSALREEHREKLRRAAEEAERQRQIQLAQKLEIMRQKKQEYLEVQRQLAIQRLQEQEKERQLRLEQQKQTVQMRAQMPAFPLPYAQLQAMPAAGGVLYQPAGPTSFPGTFSPAGSVEGSPMHGVYMSQPAPATGAYPSMPATAADPSMVSAYMYPAGAAGAQAAPQAQAGPTASPAYSSYQPTPTPGYQNVASQAPQSLPAISQPPQSGTMGYMGSQSVSMGYQPYNMQNLMTTLPSQDASLPPPQPYVPGQQPVYQQMAPPGTTPQQQPPVAQQPSAQGPVAQSSEAQLISFD from the exons ATGGGGCGAGGCAGCGGTACCTTCGAGCGTCTCCTAG ACAAAGCAACCAGCCAGCTTCTGCTGGAGACAGACTGGGAGTCCATCCTGCAGATCTGCGATCTCATCCGCCAGGGGGACACGCA AGCAAAATATGCTGTGAATTCTATTAAGAAGAAAGTCAATGACAAGAACCCACACGTGGCCTTGTATGCCCTGGAG GTCATGGAGTCTGTGGTGAAGAACTGTGGCCAGACGGTCCATGACGAGGTGGCCAACAAACAGACCATGGAGGAGCTGAAGGACCTGCTGAAG aGACAAGTGGAAGTAAATGTCCGGAACAAGATCCTGTACCTGATCCAGGCCTGGGCTCATGCTTTCCGGAACGAGCCCAAGTACAAGGTGGTCCAGGACACCTACCAGATCATGAAGGTGGAGG GACACGTCTTTCCAGAATTCAAGGAAAGTGACGCCATGTTTGCCGCCGagaga GCCCCAGACTGGGTGGATGCCGAGGAATGCCACCGCTGCAGGGTGCAGTTCGGGGTGGTGACCCGCAAG CACCACTGCCGGGCGTGTGGGCAGATCTTCTGCGGGAAGTGCTCCTCCAAGTACTCCACCATCCCCAAGTTCGGCATCGAGAAGGAGGTTCGTGTGTGTGAGCCCTGCTACGAGCAGCTGAACAA GAAAGCGGAAGGGAAGGCCACCTCCACCAGTGAGCTGCCCCCGGAGTACCTGACCAGCCCCCTGTCTCAGCAGTCCCAG CTGCCCCCCAAGAGGGACGAGACGgctctgcaggaggaggaggagctgcagctGGCGCTGGCCTTGTCACAGTCCGAggctgaggagaaggagaggCTG AGACAGAAGTCGACGTACACCGGGTATCCCAAGGCAGACCCCACGCCCACAGCCTCGTCAGCGCCGCCCGCCAGCAGCCTGTACTCGTCCCCTGTG AACTCGTCAGCACCTCTGGCTGAGGACATCGACCCCGAG CTCGCGAGGTACCTGAACCGCAACTACTGGGAGAAGAAGCAGGAGGAGGCTCGGAAGAGCCCCACGCCGTCTGCGCCTGTGCCCCTGACCGAGCCGGCTGCCCAGCCCTCGGAGGGGCACGCAGCCCCCGCCAGCCTGGTGGAG ACGCCCCTTCCGGAGGCCGACTCTCAGCCCGTGGCTCCCCCCGGGGGCCCCTTCAATGAG CAGCAGTACCAGAACGGGGAGTCGGAGGAGAGCCACGAGCAGTTCCTGAAGGCCCTGCAGAACGCCGTCACCACCTTCGTCAACCGCATGAAGAGCAACCACATGCGGGGGCGCAGCATCACCAACGACTCGGCTGTGCTCTCGCTGTTCCAGTCCATCAACGGCATGCACCCGCAGCTGCTGGAGCTGCTCAACCAGCTGGACGAGCGCAGGC TGCACTATGAGGGTCTGCAGGACAAGCTGGCACAGATCCGGGACGCCCGGGGGGCACTGAGCGCCCTGCGAGAGGAGCACCGGGAGAAGCTCCGCCGTGCGGCCGAGGAGGCAGAGCGCCAGCGCCAGATCCAGCTAGCCCAGAAGCTGGAGATCATGCGGCAGAAGAAGCAG GAGTACCTGGAGGTGCAGAGGCAGCTGGCCATCCAGCGCCTGCAGGAGCAGGAGAAGGAGCGGCAGCTGCGGCTGGAGCAGCAGAAGCAGACCGTGCAGATGCGCGCCCAGATGCCCGCCTTCCCCCTGCCCTACGCCCAG CTCCAAGCCATGCCTGCAGCCGGGGGTGTACTCTACCAGCCCGCTGGCCCCACCAGCTTCCCCGGCACCTTCAGCCCAGCCGGCTCAGTGGAGGGTTCCCCCATGCATGGCGTGTACATGAGCCAGCCCGCCCCCGCCACTGGCGCCTACCCCAGCATGCCCGCCACCGCAGCAG ATCCCAGCATGGTGAGTGCCTACATGTACccagcaggggctgctggggcGCAGGCagccccccaggcccaggccggGCCCACCGCCAGCCCGGCCTACTCATCCTACCAGCCCACTCCCACACCAGGCTACCAG AACGTGGCCTCCCAGGCCCCACAGAGCCTCCCAGCCATCTCACAGCCTCCGCAGTCTGGCACCATGGGCTACATGGGGAGCCAGTCAGTGTCCATGGGCTACCAGCCTTACAACATGCAG AATCTCATGACCACCCTCCCGAGCCAGGACGCGTCCCTGCCGCCCCCTCAGCCCTACGTCCCAGGGCAGCAGCCCGTGTATCAGCAG ATGGCACCGCCCGGCACCACCCCCCAGCAGCAACCCCCTGTGGCCCAGCAGCCGTCGGCGCAGGGACCAGTGGCGCAGAGCAGCGAGGCCCAGCTCATCTCATTCGACTGA